One window of Cryptobacterium curtum DSM 15641 genomic DNA carries:
- the clpX gene encoding ATP-dependent Clp protease ATP-binding subunit ClpX: protein MAKTPHEKHDTPDEDIHCAFCGKTPQQVNSMISGPNGICICDECISVCAEAMMHDMGLRGIDTSSLSRQDPFASDASIALNEEADPNPAEVLDNLPTPHELYDRLSAFVVGQEEAKRALSVAVYNHYKRISLGADASDDDVELAKSNILLLGPTGSGKTLLAQTLARTLRVPFAIADATTLTEAGYVGEDVENILLKLITAADFDVPRAEIGIVYIDEIDKIARKAENLSITRDVSGEGVQQSLLKIVEGCEASVPPQGGRKHPQQELIHIDTTNILFILGGAFVGLTDIIAERVGKSGLGFNARLPQSKKHEDAELLRQVLPEDLNKFGMIPEFVGRIPVITRLKELTEEDLVRILTEPRNALVKQYTRMFEFEESELVVEPDALRAIAHKAIEHNTGARGLRSICENVLMDVMYELPDHTEPTRVVLRASDIEGTTSPEIVAREAASIPSAS from the coding sequence ATGGCAAAAACCCCTCATGAGAAACATGACACGCCTGACGAGGATATCCACTGCGCGTTTTGCGGAAAAACGCCGCAACAGGTTAATTCAATGATCAGCGGTCCGAACGGTATCTGTATCTGCGACGAATGCATTTCGGTATGCGCAGAGGCTATGATGCATGATATGGGCTTGCGTGGTATCGACACGAGTTCTTTAAGCCGACAGGACCCATTTGCATCCGATGCTTCCATCGCGCTGAACGAAGAAGCTGATCCCAATCCTGCTGAGGTTCTCGACAACCTGCCAACTCCTCATGAACTCTACGATCGTTTAAGTGCGTTTGTCGTGGGTCAAGAAGAAGCGAAACGGGCCTTGTCAGTAGCGGTGTACAACCATTACAAGCGTATTAGTTTGGGAGCTGATGCGAGTGACGATGATGTCGAGCTTGCTAAAAGCAATATATTGCTTTTAGGACCAACCGGTAGCGGCAAGACCTTGCTTGCTCAGACATTGGCGCGCACGCTGCGTGTTCCCTTCGCTATTGCTGACGCCACCACGCTGACCGAGGCTGGCTACGTTGGTGAGGATGTCGAAAACATTCTGCTGAAGCTTATTACTGCTGCTGATTTCGATGTGCCGCGTGCAGAAATTGGCATTGTCTATATCGACGAGATCGACAAGATTGCACGCAAAGCCGAAAATCTTTCAATCACCCGCGATGTATCGGGTGAAGGCGTGCAGCAGTCGTTGCTCAAGATTGTTGAAGGGTGTGAAGCGAGCGTGCCTCCTCAGGGTGGTCGCAAGCATCCTCAGCAGGAACTTATTCATATCGATACCACAAACATCCTGTTCATCTTGGGCGGAGCGTTTGTTGGTCTCACTGACATTATCGCCGAGCGAGTTGGCAAAAGTGGTCTGGGCTTCAATGCGCGCTTGCCGCAGAGCAAAAAGCACGAAGATGCCGAACTGCTGCGTCAGGTTTTACCCGAAGACCTCAATAAGTTTGGTATGATTCCCGAATTTGTCGGTCGTATTCCGGTGATTACGCGTCTAAAAGAGCTCACCGAAGAAGACCTGGTTCGTATTCTAACGGAACCGCGCAATGCTCTGGTGAAGCAGTACACGCGTATGTTCGAATTTGAAGAGAGCGAACTGGTTGTCGAGCCAGATGCCTTGCGTGCTATTGCTCATAAGGCTATTGAACATAATACTGGCGCACGTGGTCTGCGTTCTATCTGCGAAAATGTGCTCATGGATGTTATGTACGAGCTTCCTGACCATACCGAGCCGACACGGGTTGTTCTGCGTGCGAGCGATATAGAAGGCACAACCTCTCCCGAGATTGTCGCTCGTGAAGCTGCTTCGATACCCTCAGCAAGCTAA
- the clpP gene encoding ATP-dependent Clp endopeptidase proteolytic subunit ClpP produces MNEFTHPSSALIPYVIEQSPRGERSFDIYSRLLNERIVFLGEAIDDNVANSVVAQLLHLESTDPEKDISLYINSPGGSVTAGLAILDTMDYISCDVSTICIGQCASMAAVLLSNGTKGKRYALPNGRVMIHQPSGGAQGQQTEIAIVAKEILYIRDRLNGILAKNTGQSLETIQQDTERDNFMSAEAAREYGLVDQVVTSRAAQKED; encoded by the coding sequence ATGAACGAATTTACTCACCCTTCATCGGCTCTTATTCCCTATGTGATTGAGCAGTCACCGCGCGGTGAACGCAGCTTCGATATCTATTCACGCTTGCTGAATGAGCGCATTGTATTTCTGGGCGAAGCGATTGATGACAATGTGGCTAATTCGGTTGTTGCTCAGCTTCTGCATCTTGAATCAACCGATCCTGAAAAGGATATTTCACTCTACATCAATAGCCCTGGTGGCAGTGTGACAGCTGGTCTGGCTATTCTTGACACCATGGATTACATCAGCTGTGATGTTTCGACCATCTGCATTGGTCAGTGCGCTTCGATGGCGGCGGTGCTTCTATCGAATGGCACAAAGGGCAAGCGGTACGCACTTCCTAATGGGCGTGTGATGATTCATCAGCCTTCAGGTGGCGCGCAAGGTCAGCAGACCGAAATCGCGATTGTGGCAAAAGAAATCTTATATATCCGCGATCGTTTGAACGGTATTCTGGCCAAGAATACGGGTCAATCACTTGAAACCATTCAACAGGATACCGAGCGCGATAACTTTATGAGCGCTGAGGCGGCACGCGAATATGGCCTAGTTGACCAGGTTGTAACAAGCCGTGCTGCTCAAAAAGAAGACTAG
- the tig gene encoding trigger factor produces METKVEALKDNRKKLTVSVDATEVDNRIKKTYRDFAGKYNFPGFRKGKAPRPVIDSMLGPNAVTATVTEDIINSLYPRAMDEADLIAIGQPSFEQESDLVEAGKSFSFSATVEVRPEFSLSSYDAIEIKLPSVEATEEEIDSQVDELRNYYYTFEDAPASKKLAAGDFAEISLEAVDANGNHVESLETESRLYELSSGLFPPAFDEALIGLSKGKKATVEVDMSEPSLMGQGMDNPGKVTLTVEVKQVKKKVLPALDDEWAKETAGFEGGVAELRERVADSIKQQKEQMMPRLRENEALYALQERLEGEAPKAMCDVEEQSLLQNFFMQIQQQGVTFDAYLAQMGLTAEQFRDDLKKQARDVTEQDLALDAWARHAKIDVTDEEISAEFAKADAAHAASLEKEWRDAGRIATLRAGMRRTAALSAIMDNMKVSELAPGEKLNSVKDDADNLNAKTGSSAKKAKSTKATKETKKSSTGKAKTAAGASKATTQAAKASASANDSAAAKPTKTELGKLKVAELREQAAAMGIDADGMKKADLIEALLKAE; encoded by the coding sequence GTGGAAACCAAAGTCGAGGCTCTGAAGGATAACCGGAAGAAGCTGACGGTAAGCGTTGATGCCACAGAGGTGGACAATCGCATTAAGAAAACCTATCGGGATTTTGCCGGCAAGTATAATTTCCCGGGGTTCCGCAAGGGCAAAGCCCCTCGTCCTGTTATCGACAGCATGCTGGGGCCGAATGCGGTTACTGCTACGGTTACCGAAGACATTATCAATAGTCTGTATCCACGTGCTATGGACGAAGCAGATCTTATTGCCATTGGCCAGCCGTCGTTTGAGCAAGAAAGCGACCTAGTTGAGGCAGGCAAGAGTTTTTCCTTCTCTGCCACCGTTGAAGTGCGTCCTGAGTTTTCTCTTTCCTCGTACGATGCCATCGAAATCAAGCTGCCGAGCGTTGAGGCAACCGAAGAGGAAATTGACTCGCAGGTTGATGAACTGCGCAACTACTACTACACGTTCGAAGATGCTCCTGCTTCTAAAAAGCTTGCGGCAGGTGATTTTGCCGAGATTTCTCTTGAAGCGGTTGACGCAAATGGCAATCACGTTGAGTCACTTGAAACCGAATCGCGTCTCTATGAGCTGTCGAGTGGATTGTTCCCTCCAGCTTTTGATGAAGCGCTCATCGGTCTTTCTAAAGGCAAGAAAGCAACGGTTGAAGTTGATATGTCTGAGCCGTCCCTTATGGGACAGGGGATGGATAACCCCGGCAAGGTCACACTGACTGTCGAGGTTAAACAGGTTAAGAAGAAGGTTCTGCCTGCTCTCGATGATGAATGGGCCAAAGAAACCGCTGGTTTTGAGGGTGGCGTGGCTGAGCTGCGCGAGCGAGTAGCTGACTCCATCAAGCAGCAGAAAGAGCAGATGATGCCCCGTCTGCGCGAAAACGAAGCACTCTATGCACTGCAGGAGCGACTCGAAGGCGAAGCACCGAAGGCAATGTGCGACGTCGAAGAACAAAGCTTGCTGCAGAACTTCTTTATGCAGATCCAGCAACAGGGCGTGACCTTTGATGCCTATCTGGCTCAGATGGGATTGACTGCCGAGCAGTTCCGCGACGACTTAAAGAAGCAGGCGCGCGATGTGACCGAGCAGGATCTCGCGCTTGATGCGTGGGCACGCCATGCCAAAATCGATGTCACCGACGAAGAGATCAGCGCTGAATTTGCTAAGGCGGACGCCGCTCATGCAGCTTCGCTTGAAAAGGAATGGCGCGATGCTGGCCGTATTGCAACATTGCGCGCTGGTATGCGTCGTACTGCTGCACTGTCTGCCATTATGGATAACATGAAAGTGAGCGAGCTTGCTCCTGGTGAAAAGCTCAACAGCGTTAAAGATGACGCGGACAATTTGAATGCTAAGACGGGCTCAAGCGCTAAAAAAGCCAAGAGCACCAAGGCGACCAAGGAAACAAAGAAGTCATCTACTGGCAAAGCGAAGACTGCAGCGGGTGCATCCAAGGCAACCACACAGGCTGCCAAGGCAAGCGCCTCTGCTAATGATTCCGCTGCTGCAAAGCCGACAAAGACCGAACTGGGCAAACTGAAAGTAGCCGAACTGCGCGAGCAGGCTGCTGCTATGGGTATTGATGCTGACGGCATGAAGAAGGCTGATCTCATCGAAGCATTGCTGAAAGCTGAATGA
- a CDS encoding AMP-binding protein, with amino-acid sequence MTVSSDNFSEIPTDTRGWTPLEVRKREEAAQAREAYRRADGSRPQPGDSDWPLHTEKTIGSYFRAQVEIDPSHEFIVYPDRDLRWTYAQFDKRTDNLARGLLSIGMRPGDHLGIWARNVPDWLTFMFATAKIGVVSVTMNPVFKSHELDYVLKQSDMKALVIIDRFRDVDYVDVVRGLIPESLTQARGYLNTEEYPFLKNLIYMGPEKHRGFYSVPELLLLGEHVQEEELWEVERSFDQNDCVMMQYTSGTTGFPKGVMLTHRNILNNGFYIGEGQRLSPADRICLPVPYFHCFGCVLGAMAALTHRSTLVGIESFEAEAVLSAIDREKATAVYGVPTMFIAELNHPNFSNYDMSSLRTGIMAGSPCPPATMGEVIEKMNMRDITICYGLTETSPVFTQTSVTDDIEHKCTTVGRKHPPVDVKVLSVDDGHECAPGEPGELCCKGYNVMKGYYKMPDATAAAIDADGYLHSGDLGTVDEDGYYRVTGRIKDMIIRGGENIYPLEVENFLLTMEGVLDAQVIGIPDEKLGEIVGAFIRVKPGFESMTEDEVRAFAIPRIARYKVPKRVFFVDDFPMNPAKKVQKYKLRELACELIAQQEQAFSSKEEAARAQAASDDDDARGGMFRER; translated from the coding sequence ATGACCGTGTCATCAGATAATTTTTCAGAGATACCAACTGATACTCGGGGCTGGACCCCCCTCGAGGTGCGTAAACGCGAAGAAGCTGCCCAGGCACGCGAGGCATATCGCCGAGCAGATGGGAGTCGTCCGCAACCAGGAGATAGCGACTGGCCTCTGCACACCGAAAAGACCATTGGCAGTTATTTTCGGGCGCAGGTAGAAATTGATCCATCGCATGAATTCATTGTGTATCCCGACCGCGATCTGCGCTGGACCTATGCTCAGTTCGACAAACGCACCGACAATCTTGCGCGTGGTCTTTTGTCTATTGGCATGCGGCCCGGCGATCATCTGGGAATTTGGGCACGTAATGTTCCCGACTGGCTTACGTTTATGTTTGCTACTGCCAAGATCGGCGTCGTGTCTGTCACGATGAACCCGGTGTTTAAAAGCCACGAACTCGATTACGTGCTCAAGCAATCCGACATGAAGGCATTGGTCATCATCGACCGATTCCGCGATGTCGACTACGTGGACGTGGTGCGCGGACTGATACCCGAATCGCTTACCCAGGCACGCGGTTATCTCAACACTGAAGAGTATCCTTTCTTAAAGAATCTCATCTATATGGGACCAGAAAAGCACCGCGGCTTTTATAGCGTTCCGGAACTGCTCTTGCTGGGTGAACATGTGCAGGAAGAAGAGCTTTGGGAAGTCGAGCGATCCTTTGACCAAAACGACTGCGTGATGATGCAGTACACAAGTGGGACAACGGGTTTCCCGAAGGGCGTTATGCTCACGCACCGTAATATCTTAAATAATGGCTTCTATATCGGAGAAGGGCAGCGTCTGTCGCCGGCTGACCGTATTTGCCTGCCGGTGCCGTATTTCCACTGCTTTGGCTGTGTGCTGGGGGCTATGGCAGCACTCACACATCGGTCGACCCTTGTTGGCATTGAAAGCTTTGAGGCTGAAGCGGTTCTTTCTGCCATAGACCGTGAAAAGGCAACAGCGGTCTATGGCGTGCCGACCATGTTTATCGCGGAACTCAATCATCCGAATTTTAGCAACTATGACATGTCAAGTTTACGCACGGGCATCATGGCTGGCAGTCCCTGTCCACCTGCCACGATGGGTGAGGTCATCGAAAAGATGAATATGCGCGATATCACCATTTGCTATGGGCTTACCGAAACGAGTCCCGTGTTTACGCAAACGAGTGTGACTGACGACATCGAGCATAAGTGCACAACGGTCGGTCGCAAACATCCGCCGGTTGATGTGAAGGTGCTCTCGGTGGACGACGGGCATGAGTGTGCTCCGGGTGAGCCGGGCGAACTGTGTTGTAAGGGTTACAACGTCATGAAGGGCTACTACAAGATGCCCGACGCTACGGCTGCGGCTATTGATGCGGATGGATACCTGCATTCAGGCGACTTGGGTACCGTCGATGAAGATGGCTATTATCGTGTGACGGGGCGTATCAAAGACATGATCATCCGTGGTGGCGAAAATATTTATCCGCTTGAAGTGGAGAACTTCTTGCTGACAATGGAAGGCGTGCTTGATGCGCAGGTAATTGGTATACCTGATGAAAAGCTGGGCGAGATTGTTGGTGCCTTTATCCGCGTGAAGCCAGGTTTTGAAAGCATGACTGAAGACGAGGTACGCGCTTTTGCTATTCCTCGTATTGCCCGCTACAAAGTCCCCAAGCGCGTATTCTTCGTGGACGATTTTCCGATGAATCCTGCCAAAAAAGTGCAAAAGTACAAGTTACGTGAGTTGGCTTGCGAACTTATTGCTCAACAGGAACAGGCGTTTTCCAGTAAGGAAGAAGCAGCTCGTGCCCAAGCCGCGAGTGACGATGACGATGCCCGAGGCGGCATGTTCCGCGAACGATAA
- a CDS encoding helix-turn-helix domain-containing protein → MSDENRLGHKIVTLREAHHLSQQDLADRCGCDVSAIAELEAGEVPPSLAPLIKITRALGVRLGTLMDDDESLGPLYIGTSQMEEVTRLKSLQTASDAGDLAYFSLAAGRPSRHMDPFIITIDPSGETEHELVGHEGEEWLYGLEGEIEIEYGKELYVLHPGESIYYDSIVPHQVRAHEGQSARFLAVVYTPL, encoded by the coding sequence ATGTCCGACGAAAACAGGCTGGGTCACAAGATTGTAACGTTGCGCGAGGCGCATCATCTATCCCAGCAAGATCTTGCTGATCGATGCGGATGTGATGTATCCGCTATTGCTGAACTCGAAGCGGGCGAGGTGCCACCGTCACTTGCGCCGCTTATCAAAATTACGCGGGCACTGGGTGTGCGTTTGGGCACGCTCATGGACGACGATGAATCGCTCGGTCCTCTCTATATCGGCACAAGCCAGATGGAAGAAGTCACTCGTCTGAAGAGCCTTCAGACTGCAAGTGATGCCGGCGACTTGGCGTATTTTAGCCTTGCAGCGGGGCGCCCCTCGCGGCATATGGATCCATTTATTATCACCATCGATCCGTCGGGTGAAACTGAACATGAACTCGTGGGTCACGAAGGTGAAGAATGGCTCTACGGCCTTGAAGGCGAGATAGAGATCGAATATGGCAAAGAGCTCTATGTGCTCCATCCGGGTGAATCGATCTACTACGATTCAATCGTGCCTCACCAGGTGCGTGCTCACGAAGGACAAAGCGCACGGTTTCTTGCTGTTGTCTATACGCCCCTCTAG